GACAAGTACGGGCGGCACAGCGCTCAAAATAGGCCCGATAACCGGCACAATCTCAAGAATCCCCGCGATTACCGCAAACAGTAGCGCCTGTTTGAAGCCCAACACAGAGAGCGCAAACCATGTCAGAGCGAATATGACGAACATAGCAAATATCGTCCCGCGCGCCCATGCTCTGATCTGGACCGCAAGGCGTCTGCCTGCCGTTGCTGCTCTTGCTCTTCCATCCGCATCCAGTGTGTTTAGAAAACCTTCTATGAGAGGTTTGGGATTGATGAGTGAATAAACAGTCGTCACCAGGATTACGATTGCAGCCGCGACTGCAAGTATTCCGCTGCCGGTGGCGCGTCCTATTCCGCCTAAAAATGGTTTGGCGAACTGCAGCAGAGTGCTTGGGTTAAATTCAGGAGCAAGTCGAGCGAGTGTCGGACAGCGCTCTGAGTAACTTGCAAACCATCTGCTGATCTTCTCCAGAAGAGTCGGCAGGTCCCCAGCGAGTTGTGTAAACTGTCTGCCGGCGACAGGCGCTATCAGGTATGTCAGCCCGATTACTATGCCCAAGAGCGCAATGATTACAATGGCTGTGCCTGCCGAGCGGGGAATTTTGCGGTTTTCAAGCCAGGTCACGAATGGATCCAGCGATACTACCAGCAGCCCGGTAATGCTCAGCACAAGTATTACGTCCACAATATCTTTGATAAAGATGACGACAAGATATATGAACGCAGCGAAGAGTATCGCGTTGCGCAGGTCTTTGAATGTCAGTCCCTGAGCGCCCATTGTCGATCACCTATTTCACATATGATTCGCCAAATGTGAACCTTAAGGACTTTCAAATCGTCTAATAAGTGAGAAAGCTCATGTATTACGATCCCCGGCCGCATGGCCGCCCGCACCAGGGATGATCGGACGACGAAGTGCAATGGCCGGCAAGGAGGTGCGGACCTATGAAAGCACGTTGGTTCTTCACTTTCTTTGCAGCGCTTGTAATATCGGCGCCGCTCATATCGCACTCCGATCCGGGCAGCGTGAATCTGGAAAAGATGCGTATCCAAGGCGCTCGCACGCATGTCATCACTGCTAACCTCAACGACCCCGATGTCCAGGTTACAATCGGTCTCCCTGAGAAGGGCATTCCCACCAGTGAGTCGTTTTTAAGCATGGTAAAGCGCCACGCTCCCGAGGCGGCCGTAACCGGCACCTATTTCGACACCCGCACGCTCTACCCGGTAGGATCCATCGTGATCGAGGGTAAACCCGCATATGAGAGCGCAATCGGCACAGCCGTCTGCTTTATCAAATCCGATGGGATCGCATGTGACAACGGATATAAAGTGACCTTCAATGCCACACGCAAGGGTGAAAAGTTTAACTGGGCTGGCGTCGGGACAGGTCTCCGCACCGGTCCGCTGCTTCTTGCAAATGGCGCATATGCTCTCAATCCGGCGCGTGAGGGTTTCAGACATCCGGGTCTGTTCGGCTATCGCACCAGAATGGCGATGGGCGTAACAGGCAACAACAAGCTGCTGCTGGTATCCGTCAGCACTCCGATCACTTTCGGACGCCTTGCCGGTATTATGAAGACATTGGGCGCGACAGATGCAGTGAGCCTGGACGGCGGGACGTCCTCGGCAATGTATTATCATGGCAAAGTAATTCGATATCCCGGCAGGCTGCTTACGAATATAATTGAGGTACACAATCAACCGCGCGTGGTTTCCCGTTGGGAGTTAGTCGAGCGTGAAGTCCGTGAGATGGAAAATCGAATGAACCTCTGGGAGCCATATGAGCAGCGGAGGCAGGCTTTGGGATTTACCGCTTGCCTGCCGTCCGCCGCCAGACCATTGTTTGCGCTGTATGATATTAACGAGGTCGCGCCTGCACCTGATCTAACCCTTGCCAAGGGTAGGGGCGTCCTCGTTCCAGTCGATCGGGCACATCTCACCCGTTTGTAAGGCTTTGATTACTCTAATGACCTCATCAACATTGCGTCCGATATTGAGGTCATGAACCACCTGATAACGTAAAACGCCCTCGGGGTCGATCACAAAAAGCCCCCTGAGGGCGATCCCTTGATTCTCAATGAGCACACCGTATTGACGGCTGACCTCTTTGTTAATATCTGAGAGCATGGGGTAATGAATCGGTCCAATCTGCTGTGTCCAAGCCAGATGAGTATATGTGCTGTCTATACTTGCGCCAAGGATTACGGCTCCAAGCGACTTGAATTCATCTAAACGTTTGCTGAATGCAGTTACCTCGGTCGGACACACAAACGTAAAGTCCAACGGCCAAAAGAACAGGACGATCCATTTGCCCTCATACGTACTCAGCTTGACCTTCTCGAATTTGCCGTCAACCACTCCGTCCAGCTCGAAGTCGGGTGCAGTTTGTCCAACTTGAATCATATCATTTTACCTCCGGGTTGTAAGCTAATGCATACATACCCGGCGACAAGCTCATCTAATCTCCATGTCGTTAAATACTTCGGGCTGATGGCGCACTATTTCTCCTTCGCTCATATAGATGACGTCCTCTGCGATATTTGTGGCCTGGTCGGCGATCCTCTCAAGATGGCGTGACGTCGATAAAAGGTGGAAAGCCTCGGACACTCTGTCAGGGTTTTCGCGTATGTAGTCTTCCAGGAGCTTATACATATGCCGGTTCATCGCGTCGACCTCGTCATCTGACGCGCGGACCTGCCTGGCAAGTGTAGTATCCATATTTACAAGAGCATCGAGGCTGCGTTTGAGCATAAGTTGAGTCATTTCGGCCATGCCTCGAAAGTCCAGAGGCAGGTCTATCGGAGCGCGCGACGACAAATATGCCGCTCTCTCCGCAATATTGACACCCAGGTCGCCGATCCTTTCCAGATCATTGTTGATCTTGAGGATTGCAATCACATAGCGCAGATCGATTGCAACGGGCTGGTGGAGAGCCAGTATCTTCAGACATTCCTCCTCTATCTCGACTTCGAGTTGGTCCATGTCTTCATCACTTTTTATGACCTCCTCTGCTAAAAGGGAATTGCGCGTAACAAGCGCCTCAACAGCCTTGCTCAGCGAGTCCTCGACCTCCGCGCCCATAAAGAGTATCTTTTTCTTGAGTTTATCTATTTCACGCTGCAGATGTGTGCTCATCTTGTGCTCCTTCAGAGTAGCTGAGAGCTGAGAGTGGAGAGCTAAGAGCCCGGACCCATTTCATCAGTCAGCTACTAAAGTGATCATATGCAATATCCGATTGGTACCGCCAGCCCAATTCCCGCAGCTTCGCAAATCTTATCCGAACCTTCCGGTAATATAGTCTTCTGTCTGCTGCTTGTGCGGACGAGTGAACATCTCTTTTGTCTCGCCGAACTCCACGATCTCGCCTTCAAAGAAAAACGCTGTGTAGTCCGAAATCCTTGCCGCCTGCTGCATGTTGTGCGTAACGATTACTATCGTATACAGCTCCTTTAACTCGGCAACGAGTTCTTCTATCTTAGTCGTCCCGACCGGGTCTATCGCCGAAGCAGGTTCGTCCATAAGCAGTACCTCAGGCTCTACTGCAACAGCCCTGGCTATGCAAAGCCTCTGCTGCTGCCCGCCCGACAGGTGCGTGCCGGGCTCGTGGAGCTTGTCTTCCACCTCGTCCCAGATGGCAGCTTTGCGAAGCGCCAGCTCAACGCGGCCGTCAAGCTCGTTCTTATTGGTTTTGCCCTGAAGCCTGAGGCCATAAGCAACGTTATTGTAAATAGACATCGGGAACGGACTGGGCCTCTGGAAGATCATACCTACGCGCATCCTCAGGTCGATCAGGTCTACATCCGGGTCGAGCAAGTTCTTGCCGTCAAGTATGATCTCACCTGTCGCCGACTGGCCCTTATACAGCTCGTATATCCGGTTATAGCACCTGATATGAGTCGACTTACCGCACCCGGACGGCCCTATAATAGCCGTCACGCGGTTCTCGGCAATATCAAGGCTGTTATCTTTCAGCGCCCGATGAGCGCCGTAATAGAAATTGAGATTGCGCACAGATATCTTATTGTTCATCGGCGCACTCTCCTGTCCTTGACCAGAAACCGCGCCGTGAGTGTCATCAACAGCACACCTGCAGTTATCAATAATGACGCTCCCCATGCTTTTGCCTGCCAATCCGCGTATGGTGACATCGCGTAGTTAAATATTGTTACCGTAAGGTTGCTCATCGGCTTTGTCATCGAAAGGCTCCAATACGGGCTGTTGAGCGTTGTAAAGAGCAGCGGAGCCGTTTCGCCGCTCACCCTGGCGACCGCAAGCATCACGCCGGTAATAAGGCCGCTTTTGGCCGCCCTGAATATTATCTGGAAGATCATTTTGTGCTCGGGTGCGCCCAGAGCCAGCGCCGATTCGCGCAGAGAGTTTGGTACAAGCTTGAGCATATCTTCAGTGGTCCGCGTGACAATCGGCAGCATGATAATAGCAAGAGCTATGCTGCCCGCCAGGCCCGAAAATCCGCTCATGGGGATCACGACGAGTGTGTAGACAAACACTCCGATCACAATCGACGGCGCGCCCATCAGTATATTAGCCACGAACCGTACCGAGCTTGCGAACTTGCTGTCACGCCCGAACTCAGCCAGGTATATTCCCGCGAGAATGCCTATCGGGACTCCTATTGCTGTCGCGAGAAGTGTGATCATGATCGTGCCGACTATGGCGTTGGCCAATCCTCCGCCGCCTGATCCGGGTGGTGTGGGTAGGTCGGTAAAGAACTGCCAGTTGATGGCCGCAAAACCGCGCATTGCGATTGTGATCAATATCCAGCTCAGCATAAACAACCCCAGGACAGCGGCTGATCCGGCAATAATTGTGACCGCAAGGTTAGTCATTTTGCGAGATGTCACAGATCGAGATCTCATGCCGCACTCCCTTTAGCTGCATGCTTAAGCCAGATCTGCGCGACTATCTGAAACA
The DNA window shown above is from Armatimonadota bacterium and carries:
- a CDS encoding AI-2E family transporter; the protein is MGAQGLTFKDLRNAILFAAFIYLVVIFIKDIVDVILVLSITGLLVVSLDPFVTWLENRKIPRSAGTAIVIIALLGIVIGLTYLIAPVAGRQFTQLAGDLPTLLEKISRWFASYSERCPTLARLAPEFNPSTLLQFAKPFLGGIGRATGSGILAVAAAIVILVTTVYSLINPKPLIEGFLNTLDADGRARAATAGRRLAVQIRAWARGTIFAMFVIFALTWFALSVLGFKQALLFAVIAGILEIVPVIGPILSAVPPVLVALVTDPVLALWVVGSFIVIQQFENHVLIPIVMSRQVQLHPVTVIFWVLVMGALFGLIGIFIATPTAVSAGILYDELYLCEYRGICRESSEKEPNYEENTEE
- a CDS encoding phosphodiester glycosidase family protein, whose amino-acid sequence is MKARWFFTFFAALVISAPLISHSDPGSVNLEKMRIQGARTHVITANLNDPDVQVTIGLPEKGIPTSESFLSMVKRHAPEAAVTGTYFDTRTLYPVGSIVIEGKPAYESAIGTAVCFIKSDGIACDNGYKVTFNATRKGEKFNWAGVGTGLRTGPLLLANGAYALNPAREGFRHPGLFGYRTRMAMGVTGNNKLLLVSVSTPITFGRLAGIMKTLGATDAVSLDGGTSSAMYYHGKVIRYPGRLLTNIIEVHNQPRVVSRWELVEREVREMENRMNLWEPYEQRRQALGFTACLPSAARPLFALYDINEVAPAPDLTLAKGRGVLVPVDRAHLTRL
- a CDS encoding peroxiredoxin: MIQVGQTAPDFELDGVVDGKFEKVKLSTYEGKWIVLFFWPLDFTFVCPTEVTAFSKRLDEFKSLGAVILGASIDSTYTHLAWTQQIGPIHYPMLSDINKEVSRQYGVLIENQGIALRGLFVIDPEGVLRYQVVHDLNIGRNVDEVIRVIKALQTGEMCPIDWNEDAPTLGKG
- the phoU gene encoding phosphate signaling complex protein PhoU is translated as MSTHLQREIDKLKKKILFMGAEVEDSLSKAVEALVTRNSLLAEEVIKSDEDMDQLEVEIEEECLKILALHQPVAIDLRYVIAILKINNDLERIGDLGVNIAERAAYLSSRAPIDLPLDFRGMAEMTQLMLKRSLDALVNMDTTLARQVRASDDEVDAMNRHMYKLLEDYIRENPDRVSEAFHLLSTSRHLERIADQATNIAEDVIYMSEGEIVRHQPEVFNDMEIR
- the pstB gene encoding phosphate ABC transporter ATP-binding protein PstB, whose protein sequence is MNNKISVRNLNFYYGAHRALKDNSLDIAENRVTAIIGPSGCGKSTHIRCYNRIYELYKGQSATGEIILDGKNLLDPDVDLIDLRMRVGMIFQRPSPFPMSIYNNVAYGLRLQGKTNKNELDGRVELALRKAAIWDEVEDKLHEPGTHLSGGQQQRLCIARAVAVEPEVLLMDEPASAIDPVGTTKIEELVAELKELYTIVIVTHNMQQAARISDYTAFFFEGEIVEFGETKEMFTRPHKQQTEDYITGRFG
- the pstA gene encoding phosphate ABC transporter permease PstA yields the protein MRSRSVTSRKMTNLAVTIIAGSAAVLGLFMLSWILITIAMRGFAAINWQFFTDLPTPPGSGGGGLANAIVGTIMITLLATAIGVPIGILAGIYLAEFGRDSKFASSVRFVANILMGAPSIVIGVFVYTLVVIPMSGFSGLAGSIALAIIMLPIVTRTTEDMLKLVPNSLRESALALGAPEHKMIFQIIFRAAKSGLITGVMLAVARVSGETAPLLFTTLNSPYWSLSMTKPMSNLTVTIFNYAMSPYADWQAKAWGASLLITAGVLLMTLTARFLVKDRRVRR